In Deltaproteobacteria bacterium, a genomic segment contains:
- a CDS encoding ketoacyl-ACP synthase III — translation MYAPPKELTNLDLEKLVDTNDAWITERTGIRTRHIAEPRTPNSDLCVEAARKALDDAGVDPAELDIVVVGTLTPDMPFPSTACFLQAKIGATNAYGMDLSAACSGFVYSLSVADALIRAGRGKKALVVGSEILSTVVDYTDRSTCILFGDGAGAVLLSECPEGDGVLSCHLHSDGNLWQLIQCPGGGTLHPYSPEMMEQRLRSIRMMGNETFKHAVLKMVDVAGEALARNGVCIDDVKLFIPHQANLRIIQVVGKRLGIPEERVFVNLEKYGNTSAASIPIALAEAKAQGRFAAGDLVLVVAFGGGLTWASALMRM, via the coding sequence ATGTACGCCCCGCCGAAAGAGTTGACCAATCTCGACCTCGAAAAGCTGGTCGACACGAACGACGCGTGGATCACCGAGCGCACCGGGATCCGGACCCGCCACATCGCGGAGCCGCGGACGCCGAATTCCGACCTTTGCGTCGAGGCGGCCCGGAAGGCGCTCGATGACGCGGGCGTCGACCCGGCGGAACTCGACATCGTGGTCGTCGGGACGCTGACGCCCGACATGCCGTTCCCCTCCACCGCGTGCTTCCTCCAGGCGAAGATCGGGGCGACCAACGCCTACGGGATGGACCTGTCCGCCGCCTGCTCCGGGTTCGTCTACTCCCTGTCGGTGGCCGACGCGCTGATCCGGGCGGGCCGGGGGAAGAAGGCCCTCGTGGTTGGCTCGGAGATCCTTTCCACCGTGGTCGATTACACCGACCGGTCCACCTGCATCCTCTTCGGCGACGGCGCGGGGGCGGTACTTCTCTCCGAATGCCCGGAAGGGGACGGGGTCCTCAGCTGCCACCTGCACTCCGACGGCAATCTCTGGCAGTTGATCCAATGCCCGGGGGGCGGCACGCTGCATCCGTACTCCCCCGAGATGATGGAACAGCGACTCCGCTCCATCCGGATGATGGGGAATGAGACGTTCAAGCACGCCGTCCTGAAGATGGTCGACGTCGCCGGCGAGGCGCTGGCCCGGAACGGGGTGTGCATCGACGACGTGAAGCTGTTCATCCCGCACCAGGCGAACCTGCGCATCATCCAGGTCGTCGGGAAGCGGCTCGGGATCCCCGAGGAGCGCGTCTTCGTCAACTTGGAGAAGTACGGGAACACCTCCGCCGCCTCCATCCCGATCGCGCTCGCGGAAGCAAAGGCGCAGGGACGGTTCGCCGCCGGGGACCTCGTTCTCGTCGTCGCGTTCGGGGGGGGGCTCACCTGGGCCTCCGCCCTGATGCGGATGTAA
- the plsX gene encoding phosphate acyltransferase PlsX, producing the protein MKIAVDAMGGDHAPREIVRGAVESARSNGLSLILVGQEERIRAELREIDVSGADIEVLHASEVVEMCDVPAIALRKKRDSSIRVGLRLVADGKASSFVSAGNSGAVMAGGFLILKKIHGVDRPAIAATIPTPHGPVVLIDAGANVDCKPAHLLQFGYMGEAYSRTILGIPRPRVGVVSIGEEDSKGTDLTRDTCELFRRTGLNFVGNVEGRDFFAGKADVFVCDGFVGNVAIKTMEGMATALGQFLKEEIGKSLMAKVGALLAERALRGVKDRLDYEEYGGAPLLGVRGGVFICHGSSSERAIKNGIRAAGSLARCAVDVEIARSIAARGYAVANAPAKP; encoded by the coding sequence GGAGCGGTCGAGTCGGCCCGTTCCAACGGCCTCTCCCTGATCCTGGTCGGCCAGGAGGAGCGGATCCGCGCGGAGTTGCGCGAGATCGACGTTTCCGGCGCCGACATCGAGGTGCTGCACGCCTCCGAAGTCGTGGAGATGTGCGACGTCCCCGCCATCGCTCTCCGGAAGAAACGGGACTCGTCGATCCGCGTCGGGCTTCGTCTTGTCGCCGACGGGAAGGCGTCCTCCTTCGTCAGCGCGGGAAATTCCGGCGCGGTGATGGCGGGAGGGTTCCTGATCCTCAAGAAGATCCACGGCGTGGACCGCCCCGCGATCGCGGCGACGATCCCCACGCCCCACGGTCCGGTGGTCCTCATCGACGCCGGTGCGAACGTCGACTGCAAGCCGGCCCATCTGCTGCAGTTCGGGTATATGGGCGAGGCGTACTCCCGGACGATCCTCGGGATCCCCCGGCCGCGCGTCGGCGTCGTCAGCATCGGCGAGGAGGATTCGAAGGGGACGGACCTCACGCGGGATACGTGCGAGCTGTTTCGCCGCACGGGACTGAATTTCGTCGGGAACGTCGAGGGGCGCGACTTCTTCGCCGGGAAAGCCGACGTCTTCGTCTGCGACGGGTTCGTCGGGAACGTCGCGATCAAGACAATGGAGGGGATGGCGACGGCCCTGGGCCAGTTCCTCAAGGAGGAGATCGGCAAGTCCCTCATGGCGAAGGTGGGCGCCCTGCTCGCCGAGCGCGCGCTTCGGGGGGTGAAGGACCGGCTGGACTACGAGGAGTACGGTGGCGCTCCGCTCCTGGGGGTGCGGGGCGGGGTCTTCATCTGTCACGGGTCGTCCAGCGAGCGGGCGATCAAGAACGGGATCCGGGCCGCCGGCTCCCTGGCGCGCTGCGCGGTGGACGTCGAGATCGCCCGGTCCATCGCGGCGCGCGGATACGCCGTCGCGAACGCGCCGGCGAAACCGTAA